One segment of Acropora muricata isolate sample 2 chromosome 8, ASM3666990v1, whole genome shotgun sequence DNA contains the following:
- the LOC136925686 gene encoding BTB/POZ domain-containing protein 6-like → MSSPETWQTKRSTIRERTKFMLNNDLFSDVKFVVRKSDSEGESESKKMIPAHKFVLSIGSPVFEAMFYGELAETRDSIELPDCEYESLLELFRYLYSDEVNLSGSNVMGVLYLAKKYIVPSLVDKCSQYLQDHLQPENVFNILAIAEKYEEKGLIDQCWEVIGNQSEEAVKSDGFTTIELCLLESIVSRDTLTINEIDLFKAVDLWATKKCEKQGLEANGEVKRRVLEETVVKAIRFPVMELRDFSAVVLNSKILNLDEVTRLVQFFTSSLATEVGFPATSRTGVPATLIGTCCRFEKVDVVAWHPRGLSDFLVFSVNKEISLHGLCLYGRENSFYSVDLKIMNPVEMSTLVHTTGQFMSHIIDYEASSYYGFEVNFDKPVRVKKNSKYEIEAKLSGSSCFCSGSSGLREVETSGVKFTFYNSTHLPTLNGTSVSNGQFPHLLFSF, encoded by the coding sequence CAGACAGTGAAGGCGAAAGTGAAAGTAAGAAAATGATACCAGCTCACAAGTTTGTGCTGTCGATTGGTAGTCCCGTGTTTGAAGCAATGTTTTACGGTGAGTTAGCGGAGACCCGGGATTCTATCGAGTTACCTGACTGTGAATACGAGAGTCTGTTGGAGCTGTTTCGCTACTTGTACAGCGACGAGGTAAACTTAAGCGGAAGTAATGTGATGGGAGTTTTGTATTTGGCAAAGAAATACATAGTTCCCTCTCTAGTTGATAAATGCAGCCAATATTTGCAAGATCATTTACAGCcagaaaatgttttcaacattttagcAATAGCAGAAAAGTACGAGGAGAAAGGATTGATTGATCAATGCTGGGAAGTAATCGGTAATCAGTCGGAAGAGGCTGTGAAGTCGGATGGATTTACGACAATTGAGCTCTGCTTACTTGAGTCAATAGTTTCAAGAGACACTCTGACTATCAACGAGATCGACTTGTTTAAAGCTGTCGATCTGTGGGCGACAAAGAAATGCGAGAAGCAAGGTTTAGAAGCAAATGGTGAAGTAAAAAGAAGAGTTCTTGAAGAAACAGTTGTCAAGGCAATCCGCTTTCCAGTCATGGAACTGCGAGATTTTTCAGCCGTGGTTCTTAATTCTAAGATTCTCAATCTTGATGAAGTTACCAGGCTTGTGCAGTTCTTTACCTCATCACTGGCTACCGAAGTGGGCTTTCCAGCGACAAGTCGGACGGGTGTCCCCGCCACACTAATTGGCACCTGTTGTAGATTTGAGAAAGTTGATGTTGTTGCCTGGCATCCTCGTGGTTTATCTGACTTTCTCGTTTTCTcggtaaacaaagaaatttcgCTGCATGGGCTGTGTTTGTATGGCAGAGAGAACAGTTTTTATTCAGTGGATTTGAAGATCATGAATCCAGTGGAAATGTCAACATTAGTGCACACTACGGGACAATTCATGTCGCACATAATAGATTACGAGGCATCGTCATATTATGGCTTTGAAGTTAATTTTGACAAGCCAGTGAGAGTAAAGAAAAACTCGAAATACGAAATCGAAGCAAAGCTATCTGGATCTTCCTGTTTTTGCAGTGGATCTAGTGGGTTACGCGAAGTTGAGACTTCTGGGGTGAAGTTCACTTTTTACAATAGTACACACTTACCTACCTTAAACGGGACGTCTGTTTCCAATGGTCAGTTTCCTCATTTGCTGTTTTCGTTTTAG
- the LOC136926275 gene encoding beta-1,3-galactosyltransferase 5-like: protein MLFTRKTSILPIVAMALFLTLMTVGIHEYLYRKNYYNTAAKFYLRNVQISLLGKMNTSYNEVDFASNSQPTPEGVPHKTYLISRTRCPREYFLLIMVMSRPYNFERRSAIRITWAGGHSEELWKTVFLVGQGGGDTAQNQRLAAEEEMHGDLIRGAQREHYRNLTLKTQMGLEWASKYCNFQFLVKADDDVYVDPHAMINHLKKPDTPKMNLYTGRCYYKGIPFRRGKYAVSWEEYNKTRYPPFCAGPAYVLSRDLVPKLVNLFNVKNPLPLEDVYIGTLIEKIGGVDAVLHPGFRTLQHGRCIYLSDTLAFHLVRTEGCMIQLFNLAMKEREEKQKQH, encoded by the coding sequence ATGCTCTTCACACGAAAAACATCAATTCTTCCTATTGTCGCGATGGCATTATTTTTGACTTTAATGACTGTTGGCATTCACGAGTATTTGTATAGAAAGAATTATTATAACACCGCCGCAAAGTTCTACCTGAGGAATGTGCAGATTAGTTTGTTGGGAAAAATGAACACCTCTTATAATGAAGTTGACTTCGCATCGAATTCGCAGCCAACGCCTGAAGGAGTTCCTCACAAAACATACTTGATATCGCGAACACGATGTCCTCgtgaatattttcttttaatcatGGTAATGTCAAGGCCTTACAACTTCGAAAGGAGATCCGCCATTCGAATCACCTGGGCCGGTGGCCATTCAGAGGAACTATGGAAGACCGTATTTCTCGTTGGTCAAGGTGGAGGTGACACAGCGCAGAATCAACGACTGGCAGCCGAGGAAGAAATGCACGGAGATTTAATAAGAGGCGCGCAAAGGGAACACTATCGCAATCTAACACTGAAGACACAAATGGGTCTGGAATGGGCATCAAAATATTGCAACTTCCAGTTCTTGGTCAAAGCCGATGACGACGTTTATGTTGATCCACACGCGATGATAAATCACTTGAAAAAGCCCGATACACCAAAGATGAATCTTTACACTGGGCGTTGCTATTATAAAGGCATTCCTTTTCGCAGAGGGAAGTACGCGGTGTCCTGGGAAGAATACAACAAAACTAGATACCCGCCATTTTGTGCAGGACCCGCTTATGTGTTGTCACGTGACCTTGTTCCAAAGTTGGTCAATCTATTTAACGTCAAAAATCCTTTGCCTCTTGAAGACGTCTACATTGGAACTTTGATCGAGAAAATTGGTGGAGTGGACGCGGTGTTGCATCCTGGATTTCGAACGCTACAACATGGGAGGTGCATATATCTTTCCGACACTTTGGCTTTTCATTTGGTAAGGACCGAGGGCTGTATGATCCAGCTGTTTAATTTAGCcatgaaagaaagagaagagaaGCAAAAACAACACTAA
- the LOC136924574 gene encoding beta-1,3-galactosyltransferase 5-like encodes MLFTRKTSILSILMFALFMSLMIACINEYLYRKIDYNASMKFYLRNVQISWLGKMNASYDKVDFASNSPPTPEGGDLVLHKTYLISRSRCPHEYFLLIMVMSSPYNFKRRSAIRNTWAGGQSEERWKTVFLVGQGEGDTAQNQRLAAEEEMHGDLIRGAQKEHYRNLTLKTQMGLEWASKYCNFQFLVKADDDVFVDTRRMINHLKKPDTPKMNLYTGRCPQGGAPHREGKYAVSWEEYNKTGYPPYCAGPAYVLSRDLVPRLVNLFNVKNPLPLEDVYIGTLIEKIGGVDAVLHPSFRLLQYGPCKYHSDTLAYHVVKNEGCMIQLFNLAMKEREEKQQH; translated from the coding sequence ATGCTCTTTACACGAAAAACGTCAATTCTTTCCATTCTCATGTTTGCATTGTTTATGTCTTTAATGATTGCTTGCATTAACGAGTATCTGTATAGAAAGATTGATTATAATGCTTCCATGAAGTTCTACCTGAGGAATGTGCAGATTAGTTGGTTGGGAAAAATGAACGCCTCTTACGATAAAGTTGACTTCGCATCGAATTCACCGCCAACGCCGGAAGGAGGAGACTTAGTTCTGCATAAAACATATTTGATATCACGATCACGATGTCCTCatgaatattttcttttaatcatGGTAATGTCAAGCCCTTATAACTTCAAAAGAAGATCCGCCATTCGAAACACCTGGGCTGGTGGTCAATCAGAGGAACGATGGAAAACCGTGTTTCTTGTAGGTCAAGGTGAAGGTGACACAGCGCAGAATCAACGACTAGCAGCCGAGGAAGAAATGCACGGGGATTTAATAAGAGGCGCGCAAAAGGAACACTATCGCAATCTAACACTGAAGACACAAATGGGTCTGGAATGGGCATCAAAATATTGCAACTTCCAGTTCTTGGTCAAAGCCGATGACGACGTTTTTGTTGATACACGCAGGATGATAAATCACTTAAAAAAGCCCGATACACCAAAGATGAATCTTTACACTGGGCGTTGCCCTCAGGGAGGAGCTCCTCATCGCGAAGGGAAGTACGCAGTGTCCTGGGAAGAGTACAACAAAACTGGATACCCGCCGTATTGTGCAGGACCAGCTTATGTGTTGTCACGTGACCTTGTTCCAAGGTTGGTCAATCTATTTAACGTCAAAAACCCTTTGCCTCTTGAAGACGTCTACATTGGAACCTTGATCGAGAAAATCGGCGGAGTGGATGCGGTGTTGCATCCTAGTTTTCGATTGCTACAATATGGGCCGTGCAAATATCACTCCGACACTTTGGCTTATCATGTGGTAAAGAACGAAGGTTGTATGATCCAGCTGTTTAATTTAGCGatgaaagaaagagaagagaaacAACAGCACTAA
- the LOC136925685 gene encoding uncharacterized protein yields MSGAKESPVSKYGRSSEFGAVLDFIQTMISNDTLRQAFNIPHLVMVGRQNMAKTTLINRLIGRYLLPMRRNETANTLQARTTYPIILNLRNGPKTKVEVRCESIPDIGGTVEDPKDDLVEQFLNKVSDRLPKEPGTPISKTPVNVTLHGPSLTTLTLVDLPGAHFANDDQRMNHVTQQLVLEYIKKNTKSIIVIVSEVGDPTGDSAINLVMTQAQDFRTRTICVLTKPDKLRMEDDMGKKVALNQSSFTLEDGRFIVLRGKDGTDSTEKDWDAEMTQIKEKEWFARHPHYKDIQHLCGIERLMESMISLLANKMIDEIPRLVREMKERKIKVEKELESLSMSEVPESNEKKGALVMKIKHNLISKLRVLLFNNTSDSKGGEQVRDLFKAFHDSVFQVNPLYLRSDSEIRNKQKKIEGVAAPLGDSSENSQLLRKLLYEKYQGMAMFSHSGKVSRYPITVEAPVDQLLPISETLVKNVEETLRGIVQDAINESLSKFPTLKQAVEAKVVNKIFDTKRDQTIEFIKQFLQMQKMSTDIVFAPVPLPNELGVWDATLVTNLNKEKVRHPSMISKTMNHMKHLSSKLYPDNVITDIESTGAIGNYKEIEEMKRIKTNVVRCFNVIKMNVCDTVPRCILHFFITELVEGLSSALEEEDLVEFLQEKQEIRDKRRLYRDQQQALEHALPKTDEVLKKLLRMRQGPSKGKKLEF; encoded by the exons atgtcaggcgcAAAAGAATCACCTGTTTCGAAATATGGTCGCAGCAGCGAGTTTGGCGCCGTGTTGGATTTTATCCAAACTATGATAAGCAACGATACCCTTCGCCAAGCCTTTAATATCCCCCATTTGGTGATGGTGGGCCGGCaaaatatggcgaaaacaacGCTTATAAACCGGCTGATTGGTCGTTATCTACTTCCTATGCGACGTAATGAAACAGCCAATACGCTTCAAGCGCGTACCACGTATCCCATAATACTCAATCTCCGAAATGGCCCGAAGACAAAAGTAGAGGTGAGATGTGAAAGCATCCCAGATATCGGAGGAACAGTAGAAGATCCCAAAGACGATTTAGTGGAGCAGTTTCTCAATAAAGTTTCGGATCGCCTTCCCAAAGAACCAGGAACGCCGATATCCAAGACCCCAGTTAATGTGACTTTACATG GCCCTAGTCTCACGACCTTAACATTGGTGGACCTTCCCGGCGCGCACTTCGCCAATGATGACCAACGAATGAATCACGTCACACAACAACTTGTGCTGGAGTACATTAAAAAGAACACAAAGAGCATTATTGTGATCGTGTCCGAAGTAGGGGACCCCACTGGCGACAGCGCAATCAACCTTGTCATGACGCAGGCCCAGGATTTCAGGACACGCACCATCTGCGTTTTAACCAAGCCGGACAAATTGAGGATGGAAGATGACATGGGAAAGAAAGTAGCCTTGAATCAATCAAGCTTCACCCTGGAAGACGGTCGTTTTATTGTTCTCAGAG GCAAAGATGGTACGGACTCCACTGAGAAGGACTGGGACGCAGAAATGACTCAGATAAAAGAGAAAGAGTGGTTCGCGAGACATCCTCACTACAAAGACATTCAGCACCTGTGTGGAATAGAACGGCTCATGGAGTCCATGATCTCCTTATTGGCAAACAAAATGATCGATGAGATTCCGAGATTAGTAAGAGAGATGAAGGAAAGAAAGATAAAG GTGGAAAAGGAACTTGAGAGTCTTTCCATGAGCGAGGTGCCCGAGTCAAACGAGAAGAAAGGAGCACTGGTGATGAAAATCAAACACAATCTGATCTCTAAGCTGAGAGTGCTGCTGTTTAACAACACGTCCGACAGTAAAGGAGGGGAGCAAGTCAGGGATTTATTCAAAGCATTCCATGATAGCGTTTTTCAG GTAAATCCCCTGTATCTTCGAAGCGATTCCGAGATaagaaataagcaaaagaagatCGAAGGAGTGGCAGCTCCTCTTGGAGACAGCAGCGAAAACAGTCAGTTGCTACGGAAACTCTTGTACGAGAAATATCAAGGGATGGCAATGTTTTCTCATAGTGGAAAAG TATCAAGATATCCCATCACAGTAGAGGCCCCAGTGGATCAATTATTGCCTATATCTGAAACCCTGGTGAAGAATGTTGAGGAAACTTTACGTGGCATAGTGCAAGACGCCATCAATGAAAGTTTGTCTAAGTTTCCAACGCTCAAGCAAGCAGTAGAAGCCAAAGTGGTGAACAAAATATTTGACACCAAACGCGATCAGACGATCGAGTTTATCAAGCAGTTTCTTCAGATGCAGAAGATGAGCACTGATATTGTGTTTGCTCCAGTTCCCCTTCCAAACGAGTTAGGTGTATGGGATGCCACGCTTGTGACCAATCTCAACAAGGAAAAAGTAAGACATCCCAGCATGATTTCCAAAACCATGAACCACATGAAACACCTCTCCTCGAAGCTGTATCCAGATAATGTCATTACAGATATCGAAAGCACGGGAGCCATCGGTAACTACAAG GAAATAGAGGAAATGAAGAGGATAAAAACGAATGTGGTACGTTGCTTTAACGTGATAAAGATGAATGTGTGTGATACTGTCCCGCGCTGTATACTTCATTTCTTTATCACCGAACTTGTGGAGGGCCTTAGTTCCGCCTTAGAAGAGGAAGACTTGGTCGAGTTCTTACAAGAGAAACAGGAAATACGTGACAAGAGGAGGTTGTATCGGGACCAACAGCAGGCTCTTGAACATGCTTTGCCCAAGACCGACGAGGTGCTGAAGAAACTCTTGCGCATGCGTCAGGGACCATCCAAGGGCAAGAAGCTTGAGTTTTAG